In Carassius gibelio isolate Cgi1373 ecotype wild population from Czech Republic chromosome B13, carGib1.2-hapl.c, whole genome shotgun sequence, one genomic interval encodes:
- the LOC127970236 gene encoding serine protease HTRA2, mitochondrial, with protein sequence MATSHVNRCLIRTITRCLRDSGRQPNLMTVRPLGHLSNSSSGKADHEAGSVALVSPRSSAGDGRSARLAAAAAFGLGLGAAVLYSLKDEDNKDALQRTVAVRNLLIDSLLPTVQCASPFKPDSPRYKYNFIADVVEKSTPAVVYIEIVGRHPFSGREVPISNGSGFIISSDGLIVTNAHVVANKRGVRVKLTNGDTYNATVQDVDQAADIATIKINAKHPLPTLRLGQSSDVRQGEFVVAMGSPFSLKNTITSGIVSSAQRGSKELGLSNSNIDYIQTDATIDFGNSGGPLINLDGEVIGINTMKVTAGISFAIPSDRVRIFLERAADKQKSWFGESGSKRRYIGVMMLTLTPSIIEELKMRDISFPDVSHGVLIHRVIIGSPASRAGMKPGDVIVEINGSKVNSSEEIYNAVRTSDSLNVVVRRGADLLMLHMTPERTE encoded by the exons ATGGCAACATCACATGTTAATAGATGTCTCATAAGGACAATCACGAGATGTCTCCGGGACAGCGGTCGGCAACCAAACCTGATGACAGTAAGGCCTCTAGGACACTTGTCTAACTCCTCTTCAGGTAAAGCGGATCATGAAGCAGGATCTGTAGCGTTAGTTTCTCCCCGAAGTTCAGCAGGCGACGGTCGCAGCGCTCGTCTGGCAGCAGCCGCCGCGTTTGGACTGGGACTCGGAGCAGCAGTGTTGTATTCATTAAAAGACGAGGACAATAAAGATGCCCTACAGAGGACAGTCGCGGTCAGGAATTTGCTCATTGACAGTTTACTACCGACGGTCCAGTGTGCCTCTCCGTTTAAACCGGACAGCCCGCGGTACAAGTATAATTTCATCGCGGATGTGGTTGAGAAGTCCACACCAGCTGTAGTCTACATCGAGATCGTTGGGCG ACACCCTTTTTCTGGGCGTGAGGTGCCCATCTCGAATGGCTCTGGCTTCATCATAAGTAGCGATGGCCTGATCGTGACCAATGCCCATGTGGTCGCCAACAAGCGTGGCGTTCGTGTTAAACTGACCAATGGAGACACTTACAACGCCACAGTCCAGGATGTTGACCAGGCTGCAGACATCGCTACCATCAAAATCAATGCCAAG CATCCCCTCCCAACGTTACGTCTCGGCCAGTCGTCTGATGTCCGTCAGGGTGAGTTCGTGGTTGCCATGGGGAGCCCTTTctctctcaaaaacacaatcacgtCTGGAATCGTCAGTTCTGCCCAGAGAGGAAGTAAAGAACTGGGCCTGTCCAACTCCAACATTGACTACATCCAGACTGATGCTACCATAGAC TTTGGAAATTCAGGAGGTCCCCTTATAAACCTG GATGGTGAGGTCATCGGCATTAATACCATGAAAGTGACTGCAGGGATTTCCTTCGCCATTCCTTCAGACAGAGTCCGCATCTTCCTTGAGCGGGCGGCAGACAAACAAA AGTCCTGGTTTGGAGAATCAGGATCAAAACGGCGTTACattggagtgatgatgctgactTTGACCCCTAG TATAATCGAAGAGCTGAAGATGCGTGACATATCCTTCCCTGATGTTTCTCATGGAGTTCTCATCCACCGTGTTATTATAGGATCTCCAGCCAGTAG AGCTGGAATGAAACCAGGGGATGTTATTGTTGAGATAAACGGGTCAAAGGTGAACTCGTCAGAGGAGATCTATAACGCTGTGAGGACAAGCGACAGCTTAAATGTGGTGGTCCGGCGGGGGGCCGACCTTCTCATGCTGCACATGACCCCTGAACGCACCGAGTGA